In a single window of the Rhopalosiphum padi isolate XX-2018 chromosome 1, ASM2088224v1, whole genome shotgun sequence genome:
- the LOC132917094 gene encoding uncharacterized protein LOC132917094 has product MQAVKIKNLNKSYMKKAFIVKGKIKYLKVENNRNKDGKHLNSILYDDSSEIEVVAFNNCDEIYKQLCTGNVVQIKNCKLREVHKDYKKTKHKYNIILESNSIITIVNNDEVNNDDFPVHKFTTGESLKTLISGMIIGLVNELPDQKPSTSSLTPFNKRKTQDFNVEEVTSKILKTAEPEESYSDEKFVKVVLKLLGNVNNNKNVVKLRIIEFISEILPKNNT; this is encoded by the exons ATGCAAGCGGTAAAAatcaagaatttaaataaatcttatatGAAAAAAGC tttCATTGTAAAAGGAAAAATTAAGTACCTCAAAGtagaaaataatagaaataaggaTGGAAAGCATCTCAATTCTATACTTTATGATGACAGTTCCGAGATAGAAGTTGTAGCTTTTAATAACTGCGATGAAATATATAAGCAGctatgt ACTGGCAATgttgtacaaattaaaaattgtaagttaagaGAAGTTcataaagattataaaaaaaccaagcacaagtataacataatattggagtctaattcaataattacaatCGTAAATAATGATGAGGTAAATAATGATGACTTTCCAGTTCACAAATTCACTACAGGTGAATCACTAAAAACTCTAATATCAGGAATGATAATtg gTTTAGTGAATGAATTACCTGACCAAAAACCGTCGACTTCAAGTTTAACCCCTTTTAACAAGA GAAAAACTCAAGATTTTAATGTTGAAGAAGTTACctcaaaaattctaaaaactgcTGAGCCCGAAGAGTCATATTCTGATGAGAAATTCGTTAAAGTTGTGCTGAAACTCTTGGGAAATgtcaacaataacaaaaatgtagTAAAATTGCGCATTATAGAATTTATCTCAGAGATACttccaaaaaataatacatag
- the LOC132917096 gene encoding V-type proton ATPase subunit e 2-like: protein MGAAALPILIFTGFWGVVGIVLPFLLPKGPDRGVQQLVLMMTAATCYLFWLCCYMAQMNPLVGPKLNQHTILIMAREWGNLIQ from the exons ATGGGAGCTGCCGCTttaccaattttaattttcactgGTTTCTGGGGTGTGGTCGGCATTGTGTTACCATTCCTCCTTCCCAAAGGACCAGATCGagg cgtTCAACAACTTGTGTTGATGATGACAGCAGCAACTTGTTATTTGTT ttggtTGTGTTGTTATATGGCTCAAATGAATCCACTTGTTGGGCCAAAGTTGAATCAACATACTATTCTAATAATGGCTCGTGAATGG gGAAACTTAATACAGTAA